A stretch of the Lolium perenne isolate Kyuss_39 chromosome 3, Kyuss_2.0, whole genome shotgun sequence genome encodes the following:
- the LOC127338393 gene encoding uncharacterized protein translates to MASIVLLLSELLGGAGSTSMLAANCYVGGHSLREFRPAPVATAAAAKGERTPPATGAKQGAGAAVAKEEESSFEDLAAISRIAVDVMWP, encoded by the coding sequence ATGGCTTCGATCGTGCTGCTTCTGTCGGAGCTGCTCGGCGGCGCGGGGAGCACCAGCATGCTGGCGGCCAACTGCTACGTGGGCGGCCACAGCCTGCGGGAGTTCCGGCCCGCGCCGGTCGCCACGGCAGCCGCCGCCAAGGGCGAACGCACGCCGCCTGCGACGGGAGCGAAGCAGGGGGCCGGCGCCGCGGTGGCCAAGGAGGAGGAATCTTCGTTCGAGGATCTCGCTGCCATTTCCAGGATCGCGGTGGACGTGATGTGGCCCTGA